CGCATTATGCGTACGCCGGGAGCCTGTTATGAAAAAATCACGTCCACTTACAGAAGCCGATGTCACCGCCGAATCGGCTTTCTTTATGCATCGCCGCCAGGTGCTGAAAGCGCTGGGGATCGGGGCTGCCACGCTGTCGCTGCCGATAAGCGCCCGGGCCGATCTACTAAGCTGGTTCAAAGGGAACGATCGCCCGCCCGCGCCCTCCGGCAAACCGCTGGATTTCAGCAAACCCGCCGCATGGCAAAACACGCTGCCGTTAACGCCAGAAGATAAAGTCACAGGCTACAACAATTTCTACGAGTTTGGTCTGGATAAAGCCGATCCAGCCGCCAATGCTGGCAGCATGAAAACCGATCCCTGGACGCTGAAAATCAGCGGCGAAGTGGCCAAACCGTTAACCCTGGATCACGATGCGCTGACAACACGCTTTCCCTTAGAGGAACGAATTTACCGGATGCGCTGCGTCGAAGCCTGGTCGATGGTGGTGCCGTGGATTGGTTTTCCATTACATAAACTGCTGGCGCTAGTCGAACCCACCAGCAATGCAAAATATGTGGCGTTCGAGACGCTTTACGCGCCGGACGATATGCCGGGACAAAAAGATCGTTTCATTGGCGGCGGATTGAAATATCCCTATGTCGAAGGACTGCGCCTGGACGAGGCAATGCATCCGCTGACGCTGCTGACCGTTGGCGTTTACGGTAAAGCGCTGCCGCCGCAAAACGGCGCCCCCATTCGCCTGACGGTGCCCTGGAAATATGGCTTTAAAGGCATTAAATCGATTGTCAGCATCAAACTGACTCGCGAACGGCCACCAACCACCTGGAATCTTGCCGCTGCCAATGAGTACGGTTTTTACGCCAATGTGAACCCGCATGTCGATCATCCGCGCTGGTCGCAGGCAACAGAACGGTTTATTGGCGCGGGCGGGATTCTGGATGTGCAACGACAGCCCACCCTACTGTTTAATGGCTATGCCGATGAAGTGGCCACACTGTATCGTGGCCTGGATTTGCGGGAGAATTTCTAAGTGCGGCTGAATGCAAAACAAATAACCTGGCTGAAAGTCGCTCTTCATCTGGCGGGATTGCTGCCGTTTCTTTGGCTGTTCTGGGCGATTAACAGCGGCGGACTCAGCGCCGATCCCGTGAAGGATATCCAGCATTTTACCGGTAGGATGGCTCTGAAATTTCTGCTCGCCGCCTTGCTGGTTACGCCGCTCGCGCGCTACGCTAAACAGCCATTATTGATACGCACGCGTCGTCTGCTGGGGTTATGGTGTTTCGCCTGGGCCACGCTGCATCTGACAAGTTATACGCTGTTGGAGCTGGGGATCCATAATCTCGGCTTGTTGGGACGAGAGCTGATTACGCGTCCGTATTTAACGCTTGGGATCACCAGTTGGCTCATCCTGTTCGCGCTGACGCTAACGTCAACGCAGGCGGCGCAACGAAAACTGGGCAAACGCTGGCAACTTTTACACAATTTCGTCTATCTTGTGGCGATCCTCGCCCCGATACATTATCTGTGGTCGGTGAAGATTTTATCGCCTCAACCCATCATTTATGCCCTGCTGGCACTGCTGCTTTTGGCCTGCCGTTACAAGAAGTTCCGCCAGTGGTGGCGCTAGTTCAGCGAACTGTGCAGTCGGTTACAAAATGCAGAGACCTGGATGTTATTTGTGTGTTAGCGGTTGATTATCTTCCCTGATAAGACCAGTATTTAGCTGCCAATTGCTACGAAATCATTATAATGTGCGACCTTGGCTCCCTGGACGGCGTTTTTAGACCGCTGAAAAGGTGACAATCGAGCATTGAAGGTATATTTTGTTTTTTGCCGGTGGATTGCAGCAAATCGCCGCATGTTAACCGACAAGTCTCACATGAATCGTTGAGGCGGAATATACCGGCGTCCAGGCAGGCAAAAGCCGTTTTGCCGTCGGGACTCACGCTTTACAGACAGCGCTCAACGCCTGTCACAATCACACTAAACAAAGAGTACGGAACCCACTCATGGATATTCGTAAGATTAAAAAACTGATCGAGCTGGTTGAAGAATCAGGCATCTCCGAACTGGAAATCTCTGAAGGCGAAGAGTCTGTACGCATCAGCCGCGCAGCGCCAGTAGGTAGCTTCCCGGTGATGCAACAAGCCTACGCTGCACCAATGATGCAGCAGCAACCTGCTCTGTCTAACGCAGTTGCTCCGGCAGCAGAAGCGCCGGCAGCCGCCGCAGCAGAAATCAGTGGTCACATCGTACGTTCCCCAATGGTTGGTACTTTCTACCGCACCCCGAGCCCGGACGCAAAAGCGTTCATCGAAGTGGGTCAGAAAGTCAACGTAGGCGATACCCTGTGCATCGTTGAAGCCATGAAAATGATGAACCAGATCGAAGCGGACAAATCAGGTACCGTGAAAGCCATCCTGGTCGAAAGTGGTCAACCGGTAGAATTTGACGAGCCGCTGGTCGTCATCGAGTAACGAGGCGAACATGCTGGATAAAATTGTTATCGCCAACCGCGGCGAGATTGCATTGCGAATTCTTCGTGCCTGTAAAGAACTGGGCATCAAGACTGTCGCTGTGCACTCAAGCGCGGATCGCGATTTAAAGCACGTATTACTGGCGGATGAGACGGTTTGTATTGGCCCGGCCCCGTCCGTAAAAAGTTATCTGAACATCCCCGCTATCATCAGCGCCGCTGAAATCACTGGCGCGGTGGCAATTCACCCGGGTTATGGCTTCCTCTCTGAGAACGCCAATTTTGCTGAACAAGTTGAACGCTCTGGCTTCATCTTCATCGGCCCGAAAGCTGACACCATCCGTCTGATGGGTGACAAAGTGTCGGCCATCACCGCGATGAAGAAAGCTGGCGTCCCGACCGTACCAGGTTCTGACGGCCCTCTGACCGACGATATGGATGCTAACCGCGCCCATGCTAAACGCATCGGCTATCCGGTTATCATCAAGGCGTCCGGCGGCGGCGGCGGTCGCGGTATGCGCGTAGTACGCGGTGACGCGGAACTGGCGCAATCCATCTCCATGACCAAAGCGGAAGCGAAAGCGGCTTTCAGCAACGACATGGTTTACATGGAGAAATACCTTGAGAACCCACGCCACATCGAAATTCAGGTGCTGGCAGACGGTCAGGGTAACGCGATCTATCTGGCTGAACGTGACTGCTCTATGCAGCGTCGTCACCAGAAAGTCGTCGAAGAAGCACCCGCACCGGGCATTACCCCGGAACTGCGTCGCTACATCGGTGAGCGTTGCGCGAAAGCGTGTGTGGATATCGGCTATCGTGGCGCAGGCACCTTTGAGTTCTTGTTCGAAAACGGCGAGTTCTATTTCATTGAAATGAACACCCGTATTCAGGTTGAACATCCGGTGACCGAAATGATCACTGGTGTTGACCTGATCAAAGAACAACTGCGCATCGCTGCGGGTCAACCGCTGTCGATCAAGCAAGAAGAAGTGCAGGTGAAAGGCCATGCGGTGGAATGCCGTATCAACGCCGAAGATCCGAACACCTTCCTGCCGAGTCCGGGTAAAATCACCCGCTTCCACGCGCCAGGTGGTTTTGGCGTGCGTTGGGAATCGCATATTTATGCCGGTTACACCGTACCGCCGTACTATGACTCAATGATCGGCAAGCTGATCTGCTACGGCGAAACCCGTGATGTAGCAATTGCCCGCATGAAGAACGCGCTACAGGAACTGATCATCGACGGCATCAAAACCAACGTTGATTTGCAGACCCGCATCATGAACGACGAGCACTTCCAGCATGGTGGTACCAACATCCACTATCTGGAGAAGAAACTCGGTCTTCAGGAAAAATAACATTAGACCGATCGCCTATCGGTAATGATGTCTGCGCGTTAAACGCCGGGTTTTCGATGAAAATCCGGCGTTTTTTATGGCGTTAGCGATAACTGCCTATTTCCATTTTCAACGCCTCTATCGCCGCCTCGTTTTCCACAATACCGAGCTCAAAGTCGTAATTCACTGTTTCACCGGGCTGAATAAACGCCAGACGCCCCTGGGCACGCTCTTTCGCTCGGCCATCAGGAAAACTGTTGCTTACTTCCAGCCCCATCACATATTCTCCCGCGCCTAAATTTTTCCACTGGATAAAATTAGGTAACTGCCGGGTATTGAATTTCTCATAGATCCCCCAGCCCAGTTGATGGTTGAACAAAGCAACTTTACTCATTCCTTCCTCATCGCTATTGAGCGCCATGTAGTAAACCTGCTCTGCAAAACCCGGCTGTGGCGGGCTAATAGTTAAATGATCCGCTAGCCCCTCCTCAGCTCTCGGCGTACGCGGCACAACACGTCTTGCCGACAGAATAATTTCCGCCTCCGGGGAAAGCAGCGGCCAGCCGTAGTTGAAGTGATAGAGTATTTGTAACGGCTGTGGAGTGAACCCGTTATTCGTCACCTTATCCGTAATGTGCAGAACATTCCCACCATACGTACAACGAATCGTTCTCTCCAGGGTCAGATTCTCACCAAACAGGCGCGTTTCCCGTACCTTGCCGTTAATAATAAATTCAATCCCCTTTTCGCTACGCTCAGTACGATAGCCCACCTCTTCGGCCGGGATCGAGGCCAGCCGCCCGTGCAACCCCAATGTTTCGCCGTCATCTTCGCAGGGTGTACCGATATAGCTCAGGCCACAGGTCGTCAGTAGCCCAGCATAGAAACTGCGTAAAAAGCCGTTACCCTGAGGTTCAAAGAACGTGGGGGCAACCATCCCACCTGGCGCGATAAAAGAGAGTGAGGTCTCTTTGTAGCTGGCCCAGGCGATATCCAGCGCCCGATCTTTCACCACGGTGAAGGAAAGCCCACCACCGGTTCGAACATCGAATGCTTCTGTTCCTTTCGCTCTGCCGCTACATAACTCATAGTGTTTAATGCCAGCGACCTGAGAGAGATCGCCAATCCACGGCCAGATTTCATTTTTCATAGGGTCGCGTCCTGAACAGACTGGGCATGACGCTGAATAAACGCATCGACGTCCTCAAGTCGGGAAGTACCTTCCATTGGGCCACGCTGCGTGACTGCCATCGCGCCGCAAACATTAGCGTATTGCAAGGCTTTATGCGCATCAAAACCGAGCAGACGAGAGGCCACGTATGCGCCACCGAAGCAATCCCCAGCCCCGGTGGGATCCACCTCATCAACCAGGTAACTATCTACATGAAATTGTTCCTGTGCAGAGTAATAGCTCGCGCCCTTGCTACCTCGTTTTACAATCACTTCTTTGACGCCTTCAGCAAGGAAGCCAGCAATTGCACGATCCGGCGTAGAGTGCGGCGAAAGCAACAGGACTTCACCTTCACTGGGCATATAAATGTCGGTTAATTCGAGAACAAAGTGCAGTGCATCGCGCATTTCTGGAATATCAAGCATCTCTTTGCGAATATTAGGATCAAAAGAGATCATGCCACCATTTGCTTTTACTATGGTTACCGCTTTTTTAACGGCATCAACCATATGGAATGAAAACAATGATGAACCCATTATGTGAAAATGCGTGCAATCTTTCAGAATGTGCTCATCGACATGTTGTGCCGATAATTTTCCACAAGCGGCATTCTTGATATTAAAAATAAAATCACGATCGCCAGAGTGGTGGTAAGTGACAAATGCGCTGCCCGTCGCCTCCAGTGGCAGTCTGGATATTCCCCTAATATCAACCCCATCAGTAGCAAGTCGGTGAATATTAATATCACCAAAACCATCATTGCCGACGCAGCTAATAATACCGCAAGATACTCCAAATCGCGTAACCTGATCGATAAAGATAGCCGGAGCACCGCTAGGGTATGGACCGTTCCACACGCCTGGTTGATCAAACGGTTGCCCGATTCGGCTTGCCATAATTTCAACCAGAATTTCCCCAATCGTGAAAACCTTACTCATATGATTAATCCCCTGAAATAATCAGCTGCGTTTTCTTTTATTTCTGACATCAACATATACCGCAACCAGAATGACCAGTCCTTTAACCACCATCTGGTAAAAGTAAGGAACATTCATTAAATTCATACCATTATTTATGACACCAATGGTTAATGCGCCAATCATGGTACCGATTACCGTCCCATAGCCCCCATTAAGGCTGGTTCCCCCCAATACGGCGGCAGCGATAGCATCCAGCTCATAGCTGATTGCAGAGTTGGGTTGCCCGGAATAAAGGCGGGAAGCGAGGATCATACCGCTGATCCCGGCCAGTACGGCTGTTATCATAAAGACCTTAATCTTCAGACTGACAACGTTAATGCCAGAATAAACTGCAGCCTCTTTATTTCCACCAGTAATATAAATCTTGCGGCCAAATGCCGTTTTCGTGAGAATAAAATGGTTAACCAATAACAACACCAGCAGAATCCAGATGGGAATCGGCACCGATAAAAATTCACCGTTACCCAGAGCAAGGAAAGCATCGTTCTTGATCATTACCGGTGTGCCATCTGTCACAATATAGGCAATGCCGCGGAATATACCCATCGTAGCGACTGTCACAATAAAAGAGGGAATACCTGCCAGTGCCGTTAAACCACCATTAATCAGGCCCAACACCAATGCGGCAACAATCGACAGTGGCACCAGTAAAATAAATGGAATACCCCATGAAGCACCAAGTGCCGCAAACGTCCCAATCAATGCAATGGTAGAACCGACTGACAGATCAATATCACCGAGAAGTAATACATAAGTCATACCGTAAGCGGTAATAGCAATAATGGAAACCTGAAGGGTAATATTGATAATGTTATTGGTTGTAAAAAAACTGTCATTCATAAAGCTAAACAGAATAATCAATACCAGCATGCCACTCAAAATTCCGCCATATTGTTTAAATAGCTGCCTGACCCCATTCACACCAGGTGTAACCGGACTTTTCGACACCGGCAAACTCTTCTCACTCATTTAACATACTCCTGTAGCCGCAGCCATTACCTGCGTCTGAGTTAAATTTTCACAAGAATAAATATCAGCAACCATTTTATTGCGCATTACCACCAGACGATCGCTTAATGCCATGACCTCCGGCAGTTCAGAGGAAACCAGAATAATTGCCGTCCCAGCCGCAGCCAACTGGCGTATCACGTTATAAATTTCAAACTTAGCCCCAACATCCACACCGCGCGTCGGTTCATCAAGCAGCAGAATTCGCGGAGTCCTCTCCAGCCATTTCGACAACACGATTTTTTGCTGATTACCCCCACTTAATGCCCCAACCGACTGATGAATGGAGCTAACTTTAGTGTTCATCCTGGTGACTGCCGCTAGCGTTCGCTGCTCCTCTTCCCGATGATTAATCAGACCCAGCCCTGATGCGTTATATTGAAAGGCAACATGGTGAGTATTCATATTCACGTCATGCATCAGCACCAGCCCTTCTTCCTTGCGGTTTTCTGTGACAAATGCAATACCCTGATCGATAGCCTGTTTTGGGCTCGAAATCATGACCGCTTTACCATCAATCAGCAGGGTTCCCTGATAAGAGATCAGACCAAAGAGTGCTTTCATCACATCTGAACGCCCGGCACCGACCAGACCAAAAAACCCCAGCACTTCGCCTGGACGAACAGAGAAACTCACCTCCCGGAAGAGGTGCGGATGAGTAAGATCCCGAACCTCAAGTTTTGCCGGCACGCTTTCATCCGGCCTGTCTCCAATACGTGGCGGCCAGATATTCTTCATTTCCCGTCCGACCATTTGTGCAATCAGATGCTTAATATCGCTCTCTTTTTTCTCATGTGTGGCAATATATTCCCCATCACGAATAACCGAGATATCATCAGAAATCCGCATGATTTCATCCATTCGATGGGAGATATAAATGACAGCACAACCACGCTGCTTTAATTTCGCGATGATGTTGAAAAGTATTTCTGCTTCGTTATCGCTGAGCGAAGATGTCGGCTCATCCATAATGACGACATCTGCTGGATAACTTAACGCCTTAGCAATTTCAACCAATTGCCGATGCGCCATTGACATATTGCCAACGAATGTCTGCGGATCAAGTGGAATACCCAGATCGGTCAATAATTGCTGACAATCAGCAAGCATCTTTTTATCGTTAATGACCCCAAAACGCCGCGGCTCATTGTTGGCATAAATATTCTCTGCCACGGTCATATTATTACTCAGACTGAGCTCCTGAAAAATAATGGAAATACCAAGCTGGCGCGAGTGCTGCGGATTGTTGATAGTGATGATTTCACCGCGTAACTTTATTTCACCTGATGTTGGCGGGTATACACCAGCCAGAATTTTCATGAGTGTCGACTTTCCCGCACCGTTTTCGCCCAGTAATGTATGCACGCGTCCCCGGCGAAGAGTCAGCGTAATATCCTTCAGCGCCTGTACGTGGCCAAACGTCTTTGCAATATGCGAAACATCAAGAATAATATCCGTCATAGTGGCCTCTGTATCACAACAAAACGCACGGGCGTTTTGTTGTGAGGTGACGAGTGGACTTATTTTCCGGTATATACACCCGGTTGCACAGGGATCAGTTTTTCTACCGGCTTGCCGTTAAGATGATCAACGGCGGCGTCCACCGCTTTGGCACCCATCTGATCCGGGTACTGGCGGATAACCGCTACGAAAGTTTTTCCGCTATCAACCGCATCCCGCGCTTCTTTCATCCCATCAAAACCAATGATTTTAATGTTATCGTTACGGGCAGATTTCGCCGCAATGACGGCCGCCAGCGCCGCATCGTCGCCGAAGCCAAACAACCCGCTCAGATTTGGGTTTGCCTGCATAATATTCTGTGCCGTGGTCAATGCTTCAGCACGAGTAATACCGGGTTGCTCTGCAACAATCTTGATATCTGGCGTCTCGCTTAATCCTTTTTTAAACCCATCAACTCGCGCCACCACCGATTGCAAAGCCGGATAAGAGATAATGGCCACCGTGCCTTTACCCTCTAAAAGTTTACCCATTAATTTCCCAGCTTCGACACCACCTGCATAGTTATCAGTGGCAACGTGCGCAACCACGGGCACACCATCGGCAGCCACATCTACAGTAATCACCGGAATGCCTGCTTTATCAGCTTTAATAATAGCGGCCTGCACACCTTTGGAGTCAACCGGGGAAATAATAATGGCATCAACTTTTTTAGTAATAAAGTCTTCAACATCAGAAAGTTGTTTATTTAAGTCCTGATTAGCGATAGAGATACTTAAATCGACATTATCTTTTTTTGCCTCATCCTTCATCGCATTAGCCAGATCGATATAAAAAGGGTGCTGCTGTGTTAATAACGAGGCACCGATTTTATACTCTTTGGCCCAGGTACTTTGTGATAACAAAGCCAGACTAATTAATATAGTCGAGCTGAGTAATTTAATTTTTTTCATAAACACTCCTGATTATTTTTGTAGGGTATAATAATTTTAAATTTTTCCTTCACTGCCACAGACGCCAATAATCCGGGTCACCACCTCTGTCATCGCCGCTTTGGCGGGTTGCATATAGTGCCGAGGGTCGTTTGCGGCAGGGTTATCATGAAAATAACCTTTCAATGCATCGGCAAAGGCGATTTTCAATTCCGTTGCAACATTCACTTTGCAAATTCCGAGATGAATGCACTTCTTCACATCCTGTTCTGATAAACCGGAGGCACCGTGCAAAACAAGTGGAACGTCAACACACCGGCGGATTTGCTCCAGACGCGCAAAATCCAGTCGGGGCTCCCGGGTATAGAGTCCATGCGCCGTACCAATTGCCACCGCCAGTGAATCGATCTGCGTGCGCTGCACAAACTCTGCCGCTGCTTCCGGTGAGGTGTAAGCGGAATCTTCAACATTCACCACCAGATCATCTTCCTGTCCACCGAGGCGACCCAGTTCCGCTTCCACGCTCACATCGAAACGGTGGCAAAACGTAGTGACCTCTTTGACGCGGGCAATATTCTCTTCAAACGGCAGATGCGAGCCATCAATCATGACGGAGCGGATCCCGGCGCGTACTTTCTCCGTAATGTCATCGTATCGTTCATGATGATCGAGATGCAGCACAAGCGGCTGTTGATATTCATGAGCCAGCGCTTTCACCAGTGACACCAGATTTTCAACACCGCCGTAGCGATAAGTCCCCGGAGTCCCGGCAAGCATGACCGGAGAACGGTGTTGTGCTGCCGTTTCCACAACCACCTGCAAGGTTTCAAGGTTATGAATATTGAATGCTGGAACGGCATAGCCCTCGACTTGTGCTTTCTGCAGCATGTTCTTGCTTGAAATGATGTACATCGCATCTCCTGATTTTCGCTTTACCTTACAAAACGAAGAAATAAAAATTTAACTTTCATTTTGTAAGAAAACTATCACAGGGAATACGTATAAAAGCGTGACGAATCTCAAAACATCACAACTAAACTTACAAAACAAAAATAAAAATATTTGCTAACTTTGAAAGTGTAAGTTTAGAAAACCTCGCCAATAAATTATTTTTTTATTAAATATCATATAATTAAGGTAATCTTATGCAGAAAGCCAGGCTGTCGATATTCATTTCAAAACGTAGATAGTGATGAAGGATAACTTTCAAAGAAAAAAACATGGGACTATAGTGTACGCAATTCAGGCTAATGATGAGTGTTAACGTGCCCAGGAAATCATCTAATCTTTTGAAACGCAGGCTAAAGATTGCTGAAATCGTCGCCACCCAGGGGGAGATAAAAGTTGATGACCTGTCTGCCCAGCTTGGTGTCTCCGGCGTCACTATTCGCGGCGATTTGAGTTATCTGGAGCAGCAGGGATATCTAAAACGCTCATTTGGTGGCGCTATCGCTACTCCAGCGCCACCAGGCGAACCCGAGCAATTTCAACCATCCACTACGCTTTCCCTGGCGCAACAGATGGAGAGTGCACGACACTGCGTCAGACTTATTCGCGACCGAGATACGCTGTTTCTCGGTCACGGTTCGCTTTGTCGAAAAATAATTCCCTTGTTAAGCGAAGTGAAAAAGCTGCGCCTGGTAACCAACGATCCAGAACATGCGATCCTGGCCAATCAATTCATTGACGGAGAGATCATTCTGGTCGGGAATGAAATGCTGCGTCCGGATACCGTGCTGGCGGGAAAATCGCTGGAGCAGGCACTGCAGCATTACACGATCACCCACAGTATTCTCGAAATTAGTCATCTTGACACTGATGGCACACTAAATACGGATATGGCCAAACTGGCTCCGGCCTGGCAGCTTTGCTTCGATCATGCGCAGAATAAAACCGTTATTATTACCGCAAACGCGGTATCGCCAGTGGCAATTGGCAATCTCGATCAGGCGGAATATGTGATCGTCTGCCGCAGCATCAACGAGCAATATCAGCGACAATTACAGGATGCTGATTTTGTTATCCTCTACACCAGCAATGAGTGCTTTACCTGGTCTAACCGTGAAAGGCTTAAGGAATGAGAGGACGTTTGTGACACTAACCATCTGTACTATGGGCGAATTACTGGTCGAATTTTTATCCCGTAGCCCGCAGCAAAAATTCACGCAACCTGGCGAGTTTATCGGGCCGTTCCCCAGCGGAGCGCCTGCCATTTTCGCCGCACAGACAGCAAAACTCTCTCACAGAGCGATTATTTTCGGCTGTGTCGGAAATGATGAGTTTGGCCGTCTGAATATTGAGAGGCTGCGGCATGAAGGGGTGATCACCGATGGTATCCATATCATGGAAAACGCAGTAACTGGCACAGCCTTCGTCAGCTATCGTAGCCAGCAGGAACGCGATTTTGTTTTTAATATTCCCCACAGCGCCTGCGGTTTGTTTACTGCCGAGCACATTGAACCGGGACTGTTGCAACAGTGCAGCCATATTCACATCATGGGATCATCACTGTTCTCATTCCGAATGATCGACGCGATGCGCAAAGCGATTTCGGTGATCAAAGCCGCTGGCGGTACCGTCTCTTTCGATCCCAATATCCGCAAAGAGATGCTAACTATCCCCGAGATGGCGCAAGCACTCGATTATATCATTGAATATACAGATATCTTTTTACCCAGCGAAAGTGAGCTTCCCTTCTTTGCACGCCATAAAAATCTGTCCGAAAAACAAATTATCAGTGACCTCCTTCACAGCGGCGTGAAGCATATCGCCGTGAAGCGCGGGCAGCGAGGCGCCAGCTATTATCAGCAGGAAAACGGGACTATGCAGGAGTTGCACTTTGACGGGCACAAGCCCAAAACTATCGATCCTACAGGCGCTGGCGACTGCTTTGGTGCCACCTTTGTTACGCTGTTTCTTTCTGGTTTTCCGGCACAGAAAGCACTGCAATATGCTAACGCCAGCGGAGCGCTCGCCGTCATGCAGCAGGGACCAATGGAAGGGATTTCATCGCTGGGCGACATCGAAAACTTTCTTTCCCACCACCCCTGAATGTCAATTTTTCTGTCAGATTATTTTCTCTGTCTGAAGAGTTGCCGTAGAATTGCCCGTTTCTCGCCTCCTCATGATAAGGAAACCTTCCGTGGACAACCGTTTTGTTCAGGCCCACAAAGAGGCGCGCTGGGCGCTGTGGCTGACCCTTCTCTATCTTGCTGCGTGGTTAGTAGCTGCTTACTTACCTGATTCGGCGATCGGCATTACTGGCCTGCCGCACTGGTTTGAACTGGCCTGTCTGCTGACGCCGCTGATCTTCA
The DNA window shown above is from Citrobacter farmeri and carries:
- a CDS encoding YhdT family protein, with protein sequence MDNRFVQAHKEARWALWLTLLYLAAWLVAAYLPDSAIGITGLPHWFELACLLTPLIFILLCWAMVKFIYRDIPLEDDDAA
- a CDS encoding substrate-binding domain-containing protein, translating into MKKIKLLSSTILISLALLSQSTWAKEYKIGASLLTQQHPFYIDLANAMKDEAKKDNVDLSISIANQDLNKQLSDVEDFITKKVDAIIISPVDSKGVQAAIIKADKAGIPVITVDVAADGVPVVAHVATDNYAGGVEAGKLMGKLLEGKGTVAIISYPALQSVVARVDGFKKGLSETPDIKIVAEQPGITRAEALTTAQNIMQANPNLSGLFGFGDDAALAAVIAAKSARNDNIKIIGFDGMKEARDAVDSGKTFVAVIRQYPDQMGAKAVDAAVDHLNGKPVEKLIPVQPGVYTGK
- a CDS encoding sugar kinase produces the protein MGELLVEFLSRSPQQKFTQPGEFIGPFPSGAPAIFAAQTAKLSHRAIIFGCVGNDEFGRLNIERLRHEGVITDGIHIMENAVTGTAFVSYRSQQERDFVFNIPHSACGLFTAEHIEPGLLQQCSHIHIMGSSLFSFRMIDAMRKAISVIKAAGGTVSFDPNIRKEMLTIPEMAQALDYIIEYTDIFLPSESELPFFARHKNLSEKQIISDLLHSGVKHIAVKRGQRGASYYQQENGTMQELHFDGHKPKTIDPTGAGDCFGATFVTLFLSGFPAQKALQYANASGALAVMQQGPMEGISSLGDIENFLSHHP
- a CDS encoding tagatose bisphosphate family class II aldolase; translation: MYIISSKNMLQKAQVEGYAVPAFNIHNLETLQVVVETAAQHRSPVMLAGTPGTYRYGGVENLVSLVKALAHEYQQPLVLHLDHHERYDDITEKVRAGIRSVMIDGSHLPFEENIARVKEVTTFCHRFDVSVEAELGRLGGQEDDLVVNVEDSAYTSPEAAAEFVQRTQIDSLAVAIGTAHGLYTREPRLDFARLEQIRRCVDVPLVLHGASGLSEQDVKKCIHLGICKVNVATELKIAFADALKGYFHDNPAANDPRHYMQPAKAAMTEVVTRIIGVCGSEGKI
- a CDS encoding DeoR/GlpR family DNA-binding transcription regulator, encoding MMSVNVPRKSSNLLKRRLKIAEIVATQGEIKVDDLSAQLGVSGVTIRGDLSYLEQQGYLKRSFGGAIATPAPPGEPEQFQPSTTLSLAQQMESARHCVRLIRDRDTLFLGHGSLCRKIIPLLSEVKKLRLVTNDPEHAILANQFIDGEIILVGNEMLRPDTVLAGKSLEQALQHYTITHSILEISHLDTDGTLNTDMAKLAPAWQLCFDHAQNKTVIITANAVSPVAIGNLDQAEYVIVCRSINEQYQRQLQDADFVILYTSNECFTWSNRERLKE